Genomic DNA from Streptomyces venezuelae:
CACCATAGGCCCGGTCGAACAACGCGCCACGAACAGCAACTTCTGGGGCTACAACCAGAGTTACGGTCTCGGCTACTACGAATACTTCCAGTTCGCCGAGGACACCGGCGCCATGCCGCTGCCCGTGGTGCCCGCCCTGGTCACCGGCTGCGGCCAGAACAAGGCCACCGACGACGACGCGCTCCTGAAGCGGCACATCCAGGACACCCTCGACCTCATCGAGTTCGCCAACGGGCCCGTGACGAGCGAGTGGGGCAGGAAGCGCGCCGACATGGGCCATCCCAAGCCCTTCCGCCTCACCCACCTGGAGGTCGGCAACGAGGAGAACCTGCCCGAGGCGTTCTTCGCGCGCTTCAAGAAGTTCCGGGAGGCCATCGAGGCCGCGTACCCGGACGTGACGGTGATCTCCAACTCCGGCCCCGACGACAGCGGTTCGACGTTCGACACGGCATGGAAACTCAACCGGGAAGCGAACGTCGACATGGTCGACGAGCACTACTACAACAGCCCCCGGTGGTTCCTGGAGAACAACGGCCGCTACGACTCCTACGACCGCGGGGGCCCGAAGGTGTTCCTGGGCGAGTACGCCTCCCAGGGCAACCGCTTTTCCGACTCGCTCTCCGAAGCCGCGTTCATGACCGGCCTGGAGCGCAACGCCGACATCGTGAAGCTCGCCTCGTACGCGCCGCTGCTCGCCAACGAGGACTACGTGCAGTGGAAGCCGAACATGATCTGGTTCGACAACGACCAGTCCTGGGGCTCGGCGAACTACGAGACGCAGAAGCTCTTCATGCGCAACGTCGGTGACGAGGTGGTGCCCTCCACCGCCTCCGGCACTCCCGCCACCACCGGCCCCATCACCGGCGCCGTCGGCCTCTCCACCTGGGCGACCAGCGCCGCCTACGACGACGTGAAGGTCACCGGGGAGGACGGCGGGACCCTCCTCGCCGACGACTTCTCGGCCGGCGACGCGCAGTGGCGGAAGTCGACGGGACGCGGCAGCTGGACGGTACGGGACGGCGCGTACGTCCAGTCCGACGAGACCGCCGAGGACACCCTCGTCACCGCGGGCGACCCGAACTGGAGCAACTACGACCTCGAAGTGAAGGCCACCAAGAAGGCCGGCAAGGAAGGCTTCCTGGTCGCCTTCGGCGTCCAGGACACCGGCAACCACTACTGGTGGAACCTCGGCGGCTGGAACAACACCCGCTCGGCGGTCGAGAAGAGCACCGACGGCGGCAAGCAGACGATGGCCGAGGACGGCACGACCATCGACACGGGCCGCAGCTACGACCTGCGCGTCGAGGTGCGCGGCCGCCAGGTGACGCTCTACCTCGACGGCAAGAAGTGGGGCTCCTTCACCGACGACAAGCCCGCCGAACCCTTCCGCCAGGTCGTCACCCGTGACAAGGCCACCGGCGAACTGATCGTCAAGGTCGTCAACGCCCGCGCGGCACAGGCCCGCACGGAGATCGGCCTCGGCGCGGGCGCGCGGGTCGCGCCGGAGGCACGGGTCACCACACTGACCGCCGACCCGGCCGCCGAGAACACGGAGGACGAGCGGCCCGTCGCACCGAAGACGTCCCTTTTCAAGGGCGTGGACGACACCTTCTCGTACACCTTCCCCGCGCACTCGGTGACGTTCCTGCGGATCAAGACGGAGTAACCCCCACCCTCCTCGAAAGGTGCCCGACCCCATGTATCCCGACCGCAGACTCCTCCTGAAGAGCGCGGCCCTCGCCGCGGGCGCCCTCACCGCCGCCCCCGCCGTCGCCCACTCCACGACATCCGCCGCCGCGCGCCCGGCCCCCTACGCCAACCCCCTCGTCCGGCAGCGCGCCGACCCGCACATCCACCGCCACACCGACGGCCGCTACTACTTCACCGCCACCGCACCCGAGTACGACCGCATCATCCTGCGCCGCTCCCGCACGCTGCGGGGCCTCGCCACCGCCGAGGAGGCCGTCGTCTGGCGCAGGCACGCGAGCGGCGACATGGGCGCGCACATCTGGGCGCCGGAGATCCACCACATCGACGGCAAGTGGTACCTCTACTTCGCCGCCGCGCCCGCCGACGACGTGTGGAAGATCCGCATGTGGGTCCTGGAGAACCCCCACCGAGACCCGTTCAAGGGGACCTGGACGGAGAAGGGGCGCATCGTCACCGCCTGGGACACGTTCTCCCTGGACGCGACCACGTTCACCCACCGCGGCTCCCGTTATCTGGCGTGGGCGCAGTACGAGCCCGGTACGGACAACAACACGGCCGTGTTCCTGTCGCGCATGGCTGACCCGGTGACCCTGACGGGGCCTCAGGTACGGCTCACCACACCCGAGTACGACTGGGAGTGCGTCGGGTTCAAGGTGAACGAGGGTGCGTCGGTCATCCAGCGCAACGGACGGGTCTTCATGACGTACTCCGCCAGTGCCACCGATGCCAACTACTGCCTGGGTCTGCTCACCGCGGACGCCGGCAGTGACCTCCTCGACGCCGCTTCGTGGACGAAGTCCCCGCGGCCCGTCTTCACCAGCAACGAGCGGACCGGGCAGTACGGCCCCGGCCACAACTCGTTCACCGTCGCCGAGGACGGCCGCACGGACGTCCTCGTCTACCACGCCCGCCAGTACAAGGACATCACCGGCGACCCCCTGAACGACCCGAACCGGCACACCCGCGTCCAGCGCCTCGGCTGGAAGCCGGACGGGACACCGGACTTCGGTGTCCCGGTCGCGGACGGAAGGGTCGTCGGAGGCTGACCCCGCTCAGCGCGCCGAGAAGGCGTGCACCGTGCTCGACCTGTAGGTCTCCCCGGGCCGCAGCACCGTCGAAGGGAACGACGGGTGGTTCGGGGAGTCCGGGAAGTGCTGGGTCTCCAGACAGAGGCCGTCGCCCTGGCGGTACGTGCGGCCCGAGGGGCCTGCCAGGGTGCCGTCGAGGAAGTTGCCGGAGTAGAACTGGACGCCGGGCTCGGTCGTGGCGATCCTCATCGTGCGGCCGGAGTCCGGGTCCCGCAGCGTCGCGAAGTGCTCGGGGCGGCGGGTGAGGCCTTTGTCCAGGACCCAGTTGTGGTCGTACCCCTTGGCGCCCACCAGCTGCGGATGCGCGACGCGGATGTCCTTCCCGACGGTCTTGGCCCGCCGGAAATCGAAGGGAGTGCCCGCCACCGGCGCCAGCTCGCCCGTCGGGATCAGGACCGCGTCCGTCGGGGTGAACCGGCGCGCGGCGAGCGTCAGTTCGTGGTCGTAGATGCCGCCGCTGCCCTCGCCCGCGAGGTTGTAGTACGTGTGGTTGGTGAGGTTCACGACGGTCGCCCTGTCGGTCGTCGCCGCGTAATCGATGCGCCAGTCGCCGCGCGGCGTGAGGGTGTACGTCACCTTCACGCGGAGCGTGCCGGGGTACCCCATCTCACCGTCGACACTCACGTACCGCAGGACGAGACCGACCCCCGACGGCCCTGTGAACGGCTCCACGTCCCACACGCGCGTGTTGAAGCCTTTCGCGCCACCGTGCAGGCTGTTCTCGCCGTCGTTGACGGAGAGCTGGTGCGTGGTGCCGTCCAGGGTGAAGCGGCCGCGCGCGATGCGGTTGCCGTAGCGGCCGATGAGCGCGCCGAAGAACGTGTCCCCTGCGACGTACGCCTCGACGCTGTCGTAGCCGAGGGAGACGTTCGTGTACCGGCCGCGCCGGTCCGGCAGTTCCAGGGACTGGACGATGCCGCCGTACGACAGGACTTTCAGCCGCGTGCCGCCGTTCGCCAGCGACCAGCGGTACACCTTGGTGCCGTCGGCGAGCCTGCCGAACAGCTCCTTCGTGGGCCGGGCGCCGTCCGTCGCGTACGACGTGCCGCCCGCCACGGTCGTCGTGATGCCCGCCGCGGCCGCCGCCAGCACGGTGCGTCTGCTCGTTTCCATGTGCGCCTCCAGAAAAAAGGGGGGACTCGGGGGACAGGGCTAGCGGCCGACCTTGCGCTTGTTCCAGACGTCGAAACCGACCGCCGCCAGCAGCACCAGGCCCTTGATGACCTGCTGGTAGTCCGTGCCGATGTTGACCAGGGACATGCCCTGGTTGAGCACGCCGAGGACCAGGCCGCCGATCACGGCGCCCATCACCGTGCCCACACCGCCGCTCATCGACGCACCGCCGATGAACGAGGCGGCGATCGCCTCCAGTTCGAAGTTCAGGCCGGCCTGCGGGGTGCCCGCGTTCAGCCGCGCGGCGTACACACAGCCCGCGAGGGCCGCGAGCACACCCATGTTGACGAAGATCAGGAAGGTGACGCGCTTGTCCTTGACGCCGGACAGCTTCGCCGCCGCCTTGTTGCCGCCGAGCGCGTACACGTGCCGGCCGATGACCGCGTTGCGCATCACGTAGCCGAGCCCGATCAGCAGACCGCACATGATGAGCAGCACCACCGGCACACCGCGGAAGCTCGCGAGGGTCAGTGTGAAGGCGACGACGGCGGCGCTGATCGCGACCAGCTTGGCCACCCACAGGCTCGTCGGCGTGACGTCCAGGTCGTACGCCAACTGCTGCTTGCGGCTGCGCCATTCGCGGAACACCAGGAACACGATGGTCACGAAGCCGATGACGAGTGTCGGGTTGTGGTACTGCGTGTACGGGCCCATCTCCGGGATGAAGCCCTTGGCGATGTTCTGGAAGCCGTCGGGGAACGGCGACAGCGACTGGCCCTCCAGGACGATCTGCGTCAGTCCGCGGAACAGCAGCATCCCGGCGAGCGTCACGATGAAGGACGGGATGCCGACGTATGCGATGAAGAACCCCTGCCACGCGCCCGCGACCGCGCCGATCAGCAGCGACAGGACGAGCGCGAGCACCCACGGCATGTCGTGCTTGACCATCATCACCGCCGACATGGCGCCCACGAAGGCGACCAGCGAGCCGACGGACAGATCGATGTGGCCCGCGATGATGACGATCATCATGCCGATGGCCAGGATCAGGATGTAGCCGTTCTGCTGGATCAGGTTGGAGACGTTGCTCGGCAGGAGCAGGACGCCGTCCGACCAGATCTGGAAGAGGATGACGATGAACGCCAGGGCGATGAGCATCCCGTACTGGCGCATGTTGGAGCGCACGCTCCGCAGCAGCAGCTCGCCGACGGAGTGCCGGGCGGGTGGCGCGGACGTCGTGTCGCGCGCGGGCTTGGTCGTGGTGGTCATGGCGGAGGCCTCAGCTTCTGTTCTTGGTCATGTGGCGCATCAGGAGTTCCTGGGTGGCGTCCGCGCGGTCGACCTCACCGGTCAGCCGGCCCTCGGCCATCGTGTAGATCCGGTCGCACATCCCGAGCAGCTCGGGCAGCTCGGAGGAGATGAACAGCACCGCCTTGCCGGCCGCGGCGAGCCGGTCGATGACGGTGTAGATCTCGTACTTCGCGCCGACGTCGATGCCGCGCGTCGGCTCGTCGAGGATCAGCACCTCCGGGTCGGCGTGGATCCACTTGCTGAGCACGACCTTCTGCTGGTTGCCGCCGGACAGCCGCCCCACCTGCTCGAACACGGTGGGCGCCTTGATGTTCATCGACTTCCGGTAGCGCTCGGCGACGGAACGCTCGTGGTGTCCGTCCACGAAGCCGTCCTTGCGCCGCATGCCGGGCAGCGAGGCCAGGGAGATGTTCCGGTTGATGTCGTCGATGAGGTTCAGGCCGTACTGCTTGCGGTCCTCCGTGACGTACGCGATCCCGGCGTCGACCGCGGCGGGCACCGTCTTCGTCACGACCCTGCGGCCCCCGACCGACACGGTGCCGGTGACGTACTGGCCGTAGGAGCGGCCGAAGACGGACATCGCGAGCTCCGTGCGGCCCGCGCCCATCAGCCCCGCGATGCCGACGATCTCACCGCGCCGCACGGTCAGCGACACGTCGTCGACGACCGTGCGCTGGTGGTCGACCGGGTGCCGCACCGTCCAGTTCTCCACGGAGAGGGCGGGAGCACCCGCGTCCTCGCCCTCGTAGGGCGTGCGGTCGGGGAAGCGGTGGTCGAGGTCGCGGCCGACCATGCCGCGGATGATGCGGTCCTCCGACAACTGCGGGTCGCTGTCCGGGCGTTCGCGGACCGTCAGGGTCTCGATGGTCCGCCCGTCGCGGAGGATCGTCACCGAGTCCGTGATGGCCCGGATCTCGTTCAGCTTGTGGGAGATGATGATGCTGGCGATCCCCTGCTCGCGCAGCTCCACGATGAGGTCCAGGAGCTTGGCGCTGTCCTCGTCGTTGAGCGCGGCGGTCGGCTCGTCCAGGATCAGCAGCTTCACCTCCTTGGACAGCGCCTTCGCGATCTCCACCAGCTGCTGCTTGCCCACGCCGATGTCGGCGACCGGCGTCTGCGGCTTCTCGTCCAGGCCCACCCGCTTCAGGAGCGCGCTCGCCCTGCGCAGCGTGCCGTGCCAGTCGATGAACCCGCGGCGGCCCTGTTCGTTGCCGAGGAAGATGTTCTCGGCGATGGACAGGTGGGGGACCAGGGCGAGCTCCTGGTGGATGATGACGATGCCGCGGCGCTCGCTGGCCCGGATGTCCCTGAAGGCCGTCCGCTCGCCCTCGAAGTGGATCTCGCCGTCGTAGCTGCCGTGGGCGTGGACGCCGCTGAGGACCTTCATCAGCGTCGACTTGCCCGCGCCGTTCTCGCCGCAGATCGCGTGGATCTCCCCGGCGCGCACGGTCAGGTTCACGTCGGAGAGCGCCTTGACGCCGGGGAACGTCTTGGTGATCCCGCGCATCTCCAGGACCGGGCGGCTCACGTGAGCTGCCCTGCCGTGAAGTACCCCTCGTCGACGAGGAGGTCCGTGTTCGACTTGTCGATGCTGACGGGGTCGAGGAGATAGGCCGGTACGGTCTTCTTGCCGTTGTGGTACCCCGTCGTGTTGTTGACCTCGGGCTTCCTGTCGTTCAGGACGGCGTCGCCCATGGCCACGGTCTGCGCGGCCAGCTTGCGGGTGTCCTTGAACACCGTCTGTGTCTGCTCGCCCCGGATGATGGACTTCACCGACGCGAGCTCCGCGTCCTGCCCCGTGATCACCGGCAGCGGCCGGCTCTTCGAGCCGTACCCCGCGCTCTTCAGCGCCGAGATGATGCCGAGCGAGATCCCGTCGTACGGCGAGAGGACCGCGTCGACCTTCGCCGAGCCGTAGTTCTTGCTGATCAGGTCGTCCATGCGCTTCTGTGCGGTGCCGCCGTCCCAGCGCAGGGTGGTGGCCTGGTTCATCCTCGTCTGCTTGCTGCGGACGGTGAGCCTGCCGCTGTCGAAGTACGGCTGCAGCACCTTCATGGCGCCGTTCCAGAAGTACTTGGTGTTGTTGTCGTCCGGCGATCCCGCGAACAGCTCGATGTTGTAGGAGTCGCCGGACTTGTCCTCCGGCTTGCCCAGCTTCAGCTTGTCGACGATGTACTGCGCCTCCAGGCGGCCGACGCGCTCGTTGTCGAACGACGCGTAGTAGTCGACGTTCTCGGTGCCGAGGATGAGCCGGTCGTACGAGATCACCGGGATGCCCGCGTCGTGCGCACGCCCCAGGACGTCGGTCAGCGCCGAGCCGTCGATCGCGGCGACCACCAGGAGGCTGCGCCCCTTGGTGATCATGTTCTCCAGCTGGGCGACCTGGTTCTCGACCTTGTCGTCGCCGTACTGCAGATCGGTCTGGTAACCGGCCTTCTGGAACTGCTTCGCCATGTTCTCGCCGTCGGCTATCCACCGCTCCGAGGACTTGGTGGGCATCGCGAGGCCGATGGTGGCGCCCTCTCCGGCGTCCGGTTTGTAGCGGCTGCCGCCCTTGGCCTCCTGGCCGCACGCGGTGAGCGAGCCGAGCAGGACGGCTGCGGCCACGGCTGCGGCGAGGCGGGTGCGTCTGCGGATGGTCACGGGGTCAGCTCCCTTCGGGGAAGCGGGTCAGGTCACCGGGCAGCCGGGAGCCGACCGGCGACATGCCGGAGTCGGCGCCGTGCCGGGCGAGCAGGTCCAGGGCGAGCCGGCCGCGGCGCACACGCTCACGGGCGGTGTCGAGGGTGACGTCGCGGAGGTGGGCGCCGTAGGGATAGATGGCGGGCGCCTTCGCGAGCCCGAACTTCAGGTACAGGGGAGCGCCGCGCCGGATCAGCTCGGCGATCTCGTACATGCGGATGTAGCCGCCGAGGTCGTCCGGCGCCTCGACGTACATGTCCATCGGAGCGGCCGAAACCCGCCGGATCTCGGTGAGGTGAGCGAGCGTCAGGTCGCTCGGCACGTTCAGCGAGTCGGCGCCGAGCCGCTCGTAGACGGCGTACGCGGCGGGGTTGACGGGCCCGATCAGTGCCGACACCTTCAACGTCGTGTCGGCCGGAACGATCCCGGCGGCCCTGGCCCGGTGCAACGTCCACAGCACGCCTTCATCGGCGACGAGCAGACACTTCACACCCAACTCCGTGGCCCGCACGGCGTCTTCGACGCACCCGGCGACGGCATCGTGGCCGCGGGCACGCAGCCCGGCACCGTGCGAGTCGGTGCGCACGGAGGCGCCGGTGTCCCAGGTGCCGCGCGGCCCGGTGAACAGGCACAGCTCGATGTCGCGCTCGGCGGCCGTCTCCACCATCTCGGTGATCTCGGCGTCGGACAGCATCCAGACGCCGCTGCCCTGACTGATCCGGTGGATCGGCACGTCGAGCCGCGCGGACTCCTTGAGCACGACACCGAGCGCCTCGGGCCCCTCGACCGAGGGAATCTCGACCCGCCAGGTGCCCCCGTCAGGGAAGGCGTGCGGTGAGGCGTCGGCGGGATCGGGGGAGGGGGCGGCGAGGCCGAGGGCGGTGAGGGCGGGTTCGCCGGGCCGGCGGGGGTGGGAGGGGGCTGCTTCGATCACGGTCGTCCTTTGCATTCAGGCATGCTCGTCCGATATTTCGAACGAGGTTCGGTTCGGTGAGCGCACGTCGACGTGGCGGAGGTGCGGGCCGTTTTCAGGGGCGCGGGGCTGTTGCACATGCGGTTCCGCCGCGTGGGCGCGACCCACGTCGGACCCGCAGACGAAGAGGTCAAGGCACCAGCAGCACCTTCCCGGTCTTGGGATCACCGCCCCCGACCAGGGCAACCGCCTCCCCGAACCGCTCCAGCGGAAACTCATGCGTGATGAGGGGGGCCGGATCCAGCAGCCCGAGATCAAACGCCCGCACCGCATCCACCCACGCCGAGGACGACGCCCCGAAGACGGACCGCACCTCCAGCTGACTCAACGACAGATGCACCGGATCGATCCCCACGGCCCCCTCCGTGAACATCCCCGTGAGCACGACCCGCCCGCCCCTGCGGGCGAGCAGACAGGACGAAGCGGCCGTGGTCGCCGCCCCCGCCGTCTCGACGACGAGATCGAAGGAGCCGTACACCGACTCGGCCTCCTCGGGTGTCAGGGCGAGGGAACCGCCGAAGCCCAGCGCCAGCGCCCCGCGTGCCTCGCGAGGATCGACGACGGCCAGCACGGCCGGGCTGCCCGCCGCGAGCCACTGCACGGCGAGCAGCCCGAGCGTGCCCGCGCCGACGACAGCGATCCGCTCCCCGGGCCGCGCCCGCCCCGCCCGCA
This window encodes:
- a CDS encoding alpha-L-arabinofuranosidase C-terminal domain-containing protein, which translates into the protein MGLARGRWRIGLTAGVLGSLLAGALAASPGAAGAGPDGPTDYTIDVDTARTGAKIDDTMYGVFYEDINRAADGGLYAELVQNRSFEYSTDDNTAYTSLTSWDVAGAARVLNDDGRLNARNRNYLSMDAGSTVTNSGYNTGIAVIRGRRYDFSVWARTDASARAPLTIGITDSTGDLATARRVTARGGWAKYEASFTATRTSANGRLSVRAGAPVALDMISLFPRDTYKGRENGLRKDLAQKIADLRPGFLRFPGGCLVNTGSHEAYDEQSGWQRKRSYQWKDTIGPVEQRATNSNFWGYNQSYGLGYYEYFQFAEDTGAMPLPVVPALVTGCGQNKATDDDALLKRHIQDTLDLIEFANGPVTSEWGRKRADMGHPKPFRLTHLEVGNEENLPEAFFARFKKFREAIEAAYPDVTVISNSGPDDSGSTFDTAWKLNREANVDMVDEHYYNSPRWFLENNGRYDSYDRGGPKVFLGEYASQGNRFSDSLSEAAFMTGLERNADIVKLASYAPLLANEDYVQWKPNMIWFDNDQSWGSANYETQKLFMRNVGDEVVPSTASGTPATTGPITGAVGLSTWATSAAYDDVKVTGEDGGTLLADDFSAGDAQWRKSTGRGSWTVRDGAYVQSDETAEDTLVTAGDPNWSNYDLEVKATKKAGKEGFLVAFGVQDTGNHYWWNLGGWNNTRSAVEKSTDGGKQTMAEDGTTIDTGRSYDLRVEVRGRQVTLYLDGKKWGSFTDDKPAEPFRQVVTRDKATGELIVKVVNARAAQARTEIGLGAGARVAPEARVTTLTADPAAENTEDERPVAPKTSLFKGVDDTFSYTFPAHSVTFLRIKTE
- a CDS encoding family 43 glycosylhydrolase yields the protein MYPDRRLLLKSAALAAGALTAAPAVAHSTTSAAARPAPYANPLVRQRADPHIHRHTDGRYYFTATAPEYDRIILRRSRTLRGLATAEEAVVWRRHASGDMGAHIWAPEIHHIDGKWYLYFAAAPADDVWKIRMWVLENPHRDPFKGTWTEKGRIVTAWDTFSLDATTFTHRGSRYLAWAQYEPGTDNNTAVFLSRMADPVTLTGPQVRLTTPEYDWECVGFKVNEGASVIQRNGRVFMTYSASATDANYCLGLLTADAGSDLLDAASWTKSPRPVFTSNERTGQYGPGHNSFTVAEDGRTDVLVYHARQYKDITGDPLNDPNRHTRVQRLGWKPDGTPDFGVPVADGRVVGG
- a CDS encoding aldose epimerase family protein yields the protein METSRRTVLAAAAAGITTTVAGGTSYATDGARPTKELFGRLADGTKVYRWSLANGGTRLKVLSYGGIVQSLELPDRRGRYTNVSLGYDSVEAYVAGDTFFGALIGRYGNRIARGRFTLDGTTHQLSVNDGENSLHGGAKGFNTRVWDVEPFTGPSGVGLVLRYVSVDGEMGYPGTLRVKVTYTLTPRGDWRIDYAATTDRATVVNLTNHTYYNLAGEGSGGIYDHELTLAARRFTPTDAVLIPTGELAPVAGTPFDFRRAKTVGKDIRVAHPQLVGAKGYDHNWVLDKGLTRRPEHFATLRDPDSGRTMRIATTEPGVQFYSGNFLDGTLAGPSGRTYRQGDGLCLETQHFPDSPNHPSFPSTVLRPGETYRSSTVHAFSAR
- the mmsB gene encoding multiple monosaccharide ABC transporter permease, whose translation is MTTTTKPARDTTSAPPARHSVGELLLRSVRSNMRQYGMLIALAFIVILFQIWSDGVLLLPSNVSNLIQQNGYILILAIGMMIVIIAGHIDLSVGSLVAFVGAMSAVMMVKHDMPWVLALVLSLLIGAVAGAWQGFFIAYVGIPSFIVTLAGMLLFRGLTQIVLEGQSLSPFPDGFQNIAKGFIPEMGPYTQYHNPTLVIGFVTIVFLVFREWRSRKQQLAYDLDVTPTSLWVAKLVAISAAVVAFTLTLASFRGVPVVLLIMCGLLIGLGYVMRNAVIGRHVYALGGNKAAAKLSGVKDKRVTFLIFVNMGVLAALAGCVYAARLNAGTPQAGLNFELEAIAASFIGGASMSGGVGTVMGAVIGGLVLGVLNQGMSLVNIGTDYQQVIKGLVLLAAVGFDVWNKRKVGR
- the mmsA gene encoding multiple monosaccharide ABC transporter ATP-binding protein gives rise to the protein MRGITKTFPGVKALSDVNLTVRAGEIHAICGENGAGKSTLMKVLSGVHAHGSYDGEIHFEGERTAFRDIRASERRGIVIIHQELALVPHLSIAENIFLGNEQGRRGFIDWHGTLRRASALLKRVGLDEKPQTPVADIGVGKQQLVEIAKALSKEVKLLILDEPTAALNDEDSAKLLDLIVELREQGIASIIISHKLNEIRAITDSVTILRDGRTIETLTVRERPDSDPQLSEDRIIRGMVGRDLDHRFPDRTPYEGEDAGAPALSVENWTVRHPVDHQRTVVDDVSLTVRRGEIVGIAGLMGAGRTELAMSVFGRSYGQYVTGTVSVGGRRVVTKTVPAAVDAGIAYVTEDRKQYGLNLIDDINRNISLASLPGMRRKDGFVDGHHERSVAERYRKSMNIKAPTVFEQVGRLSGGNQQKVVLSKWIHADPEVLILDEPTRGIDVGAKYEIYTVIDRLAAAGKAVLFISSELPELLGMCDRIYTMAEGRLTGEVDRADATQELLMRHMTKNRS
- the chvE gene encoding multiple monosaccharide ABC transporter substrate-binding protein, which gives rise to MTIRRRTRLAAAVAAAVLLGSLTACGQEAKGGSRYKPDAGEGATIGLAMPTKSSERWIADGENMAKQFQKAGYQTDLQYGDDKVENQVAQLENMITKGRSLLVVAAIDGSALTDVLGRAHDAGIPVISYDRLILGTENVDYYASFDNERVGRLEAQYIVDKLKLGKPEDKSGDSYNIELFAGSPDDNNTKYFWNGAMKVLQPYFDSGRLTVRSKQTRMNQATTLRWDGGTAQKRMDDLISKNYGSAKVDAVLSPYDGISLGIISALKSAGYGSKSRPLPVITGQDAELASVKSIIRGEQTQTVFKDTRKLAAQTVAMGDAVLNDRKPEVNNTTGYHNGKKTVPAYLLDPVSIDKSNTDLLVDEGYFTAGQLT
- a CDS encoding zinc-dependent alcohol dehydrogenase: MTSRAIVVDRPGTHRLATGPRPAPGPGEVLVEVAAAGICMSDREVYDGHRDAAFVRYPVIPGHEWSGTVVAVGPGADPALVGRRTVAEGFRACGVCARCRYGETSLCTGGYAETGFTEPGAFADHVVVPARLLHPLRDDADLRAAALLEPSAVIAAAVRAGRARPGERIAVVGAGTLGLLAVQWLAAGSPAVLAVVDPREARGALALGFGGSLALTPEEAESVYGSFDLVVETAGAATTAASSCLLARRGGRVVLTGMFTEGAVGIDPVHLSLSQLEVRSVFGASSSAWVDAVRAFDLGLLDPAPLITHEFPLERFGEAVALVGGGDPKTGKVLLVP